A stretch of Pyrenophora tritici-repentis strain M4 chromosome 7, whole genome shotgun sequence DNA encodes these proteins:
- a CDS encoding TEL1, Phosphatidylinositol kinase and protein kinase PI-3 kinase family — MEAFNFATSLDLTELSVHVRIDRLDGNQKPIPYSVLLKRPDLRHRGSNINPYFELYVTAQIWADSKPLTVPVQTAYKSFKNARIWNEWLQLPVTYANLPASAQMAITVWDLSPAEDKDSNLHAVPFGGTTIPLFDEDNALHKGRQRCRIHRFKAADGLTNTTTPWVIPPARRPRKAQVVEDTVDEQVAEMERLEGLLKKQEMGDLPTNTWLDALVYKKMMQIRKEALKAEAAALNRQSKANGMNGDAHAGDEELFYLDIELPRFDHAIIFTDVEYPPPPVSDLRLPAEADVRLRPPPEVSFGPGIDIDGIGYGDADAGRLIKIYDPEVGRRVNPAEDKHRELMRSQQTDSLDRDRKPNVHVRDKLNLLLAKGPLEEITSHERDDIWKFRYFLLRDKRALTKFVKCVNWKNPREARQAAPLLDKWAEIDVDDALELLGPHFDHPVVRSYAVERLKKADDEELQLYLLQLVQALKYEAPGEGDDSSLARFLVTRAANSFTLGNFLHWYLMVEISDTSTDQEPEHRDLFAKVEYDFMVELEKTPEGVETRKTFQRQGELLTILAKISKDVRFGGGDRPTKLARLKKAIADPKNELTNFEPLPLPLDPSVYITGISTEDCNVLKSSLLPMVLSFKTTTANPYPIIFKTGDDLRQDQLVIQIITLMDRLLRKENLDLKLTPYRILATSTSAGAFQFVPSMSIAAACQKHKGSLLAYLRANNPDDSAPLGVRKEAMDTYIKSCAGYCVITYLLGVGDRHLDNLLLAPSGAFFHVDFGYILGRDPKPFAPAMKLCREMIEGMGGVQHPNYLVFKEYSYTAWSTLRKSSNLILNLFALMQGANIPDIKVEREGSVRKVQERMWLGKGSGGGKGEDEAAREWEGLVEESLGDWKAGVIDWAHEFVQTYWRK; from the exons ATGGAGGCCTTCAACTTTGCGACATCTCTTGACCTAACCGAGTTGTCAGTTCATGTCCGAAT AGATCGCCTCGATGGCAACCAGAAGCCCATACCTTATTCAGTCTTGCTGAAGAGACCGGACCTAAGACACCGAGGGTCAAACATCAA TCCCTACTTTGAGCTCTACGTTACCGCGCAGATATGGGCTGATAGCAAGCCCCTCACCGTCCCGGTTCAAACGGCCTACAAGTCGTTCAAGAATGCGCGCATATGGAACGAATGGCTTCAACTACCCGTGACGTATGCAAACCTGCCGGCGTCGGCGCAAATGGCCATTACCGTTTGGGACCTGTCGCCCGCCGAAGACAAGGACTCGAATCTTCACGCCGTACCCTTCGGAGGTACCACAATACCGCTGTTTGACGAGGACAACGCACTGCACAAGGGTAGGCAGCGATGTCGGATACACCGCTTCAAGGCGGCAGATGGCCTGACCAATACCACGACGCCCTGGGTGATACCACCGGCGCGGAGACCGAGGAAGGCACAGGTGGTTGAGGATACTGTAGATGAGCAGGTTGCTGAAATGGAGCGGTTAGAAGGGCTGCTGAAGAAGCAGGAAATGGGTGATCTGCCCACTAACACCTGGCTTGATGCACTGGTGTACAAAAAGATGATGCAAATACGCAAAGAAGCGCTCAAGGCCGAAGCAGCAGCTTTGAACCGACAGAGCAAGGCGAATGGGATGAACGGTGATGCCCATGCTGGCGACGAAGAGCTCTTCTACCTCGATATCGAGCTTCCGCGCTTTGACCACGCTATCATCTTCACCGATGTTGAATATCCTCCTCCGCCCGTTTCGGACTTGCGGCTGCCTGCGGAAGCCGATGTGAGGTTACGCCCACCGCCCGAAGTCTCTTTCGGCCCAGGCATAGATATTGACGGCATCGGCTACGGTGATGCCGATGCTGGCCGCCTCATCAAGATCTACGACCCCGAAGTCGGGCGAAGGGTCAACCCCGCCGAAGACAAGCATCGCGAGTTGATGCGCAGTCAGCAGACGGATTCACTGGATCGCGATCGAAAGCCCAACGTGCACGTACGCGATAAGCTCAATCTCTTGCTAGCCAAGGGTCCTCTCGAAGAAATTACATCGCATGAGCGAGACGATATCTGGAAGTTTAGATATTTCCTGCTCCGCGACAAGCGAGCTCTTACCAAGTTTGTCAAGTGCGTCAACTGGAAGAACCCAAGGGAAGCGCGACAAGCGGCACCTTTGCTTGATAAATGGGCAGAAATTGACGTGGATGATGCCCTTGAACTACTGGGACCCCATTTCGATCACCCAGTAGTACGAAGTTATGCTGTCGAGCGCCTCAAGAAAGCAGACGACGAAGAGCTCCAGCTATATCTCTTGCAGCTGGTACAAGCCTTGAAGTATGAAGCGCCTGGTGAAGGCGATGACTCATCACTAGCACGCTTCTTGGTTACCCGCGCAGCCAACAGCTTCACGTTGGGCAACTTCTTGCACTGGTATCTCATGGTGGAAATTAGTGACACTAGTACCGACCAAGAGCCAGAACACCGCGACCTCTTCGCCAAGGTTGAATATGACTTCATGGTCGAGCTGGAGAAGACACCCGAAGGTGTCGAGACGCGCAAAACCTTTCAGCGACAAGGTGAACTTCTCACCATCCTAGCCAAGATCTCGAAAGACGTTCGCTTTGGAGGCGGCGATCGTCCCACAAAACTCGCAAGACTCAAGAAGGCTATTGCAGACCCCAAGAATGAGCTCACCAACTTTGAGCCACTGCCACTGCCCCTCGATCCATCAGTCTATATCACTGGCATATCTACAGAAGACTGTAATGTCCTCAAGTCATCACTTCTGCCAATGGTTCTCTCCTTCAAGACCACTACTGCGAACCCATACCCCATCATTTTCAAGACCGGTGACGACCTGCGACAAGACCAACTGGTTATCCAGATCATCACACTGATGGACCGACTCCTGCGCAAAGAGAATCTTGACTTGAAGCTAACACCGTACCGTATCCTcgccacctccacctccgcGGGCGCCTTCCAGTTCGTACCCAGTATGTCCATCGCAGCAGCATGCCAAAAGCACAAAGGTTCTCTCCTCGCCTACCTTCGCGCCAACAACCCCGACGACAGCGCCCCCCTCGGCGTCCGCAAAGAAGCCATGGACACATACATCAAGTCCTGCGCCGGCTATTGCGTAATAACCTACCTCCTCGGCGTCGGCGATCGCCATCTCGACAACCTCCTCCTCGCCCCCTCAGGCGCCTTCTTTCACGTTGACTTTGGCTACATCCTTGGCCGAGACCCCAAGCCCTTTGCTCCCGCCATGAAACTCTGTCGCGAGATGATCGAAGGTATGGGCGGCGTCCAACACCCAAATTACCTCGTTTTCAAAGAATACTCGTATACCGCTTGGTCTACGCTGCGCAAATCTTCGAACCTTATCTTGAATCTGTTTGCGCTGATGCAAGGCGCCAATATCCCGGATATCAAGGTTGAGCGCGAGGGCAGTGTGCGCAAGGTGCAGGAGAGGATGTGGTTGGGTAAAGGCTCCGGTGGCGGTAAAGGTGAGGACGAGGCGGCGCGAGAGTGGGAGGGGCTGGTGGAGGAGAGTCTGGGTGATTGGAAGGCAGGTGTGATTGACTGGGCACATGAGTTTGTGCAAACGTATTGGCGGAAGTAG
- a CDS encoding Dimer-Tnp-hAT domain containing protein: MPAKRTCVNALEIATTSKRPRVAARHRGTASQPVLVDTRPFSPSPPPPPLSPRQALVAAPQAPNFEATLRESRAEETIIPPPEGSEHATVAASGAASEAVDEGFVWVEDKYDGFNWSSYPKHCKPPTSLSNRASWVYSHSYRIALRSNVAKVTWICHYCYKHKFTTVGRGIHDVSQSPSAPARHLGEDKKGHGLKPPSKRTTVAPRKETLLERALQKGCSQAVANELTNFNIQEFRLAAVTWLVENNLPLSQFESSSFRNMIQLASVEAERALWASHNSVSRYVIRLYNYLLPKVVASLSESMSKVHISFDGWTTKGGKRGYLGIVAHYVDSSGELRDLPIALPQLTGAHTGEAMAEVVMAIFKQFEITVGKLGYFVLDNAHNNNTTINTLALQMGFSATERRLRCGPHTLNLIGQMLLWGEEKESYDNEETERVNEAENMATWRGDGPLGVLLAVINYIKTPQQYALFEKYQKLAIRDQPVNAPTEQHKIKEPVKPVVTRWNSYVSCFERAVELQLAVNGYANYHIQKIETEDAYARSRNNKLPAAPDWMRSDGINAHDWQVIAEYIDVLRPLKQATKRLEGRGKSGAFGAIAEVIPVFEYLLGVYEDRLQSYEDVIHDEHTESPEDHLAINLRAALVKAREYYNKLDLSPAYYAATILHPRYKSYLDAAWADKPDWLESSNRKFQHLWAEYKSLPKPRLRPKVRHNDIDDAINSFIEPAGLTENEEDEYEAWKRSEPIASEGVDPIKYWVGLRDRYPSLSKFAIDMLSIPGSSCECERLFSELGDLLEPRRRSISPQLLAAIQCDRRWIRAGFGSGEVPVKEAISDEEMDAKYGVHKWDIS; the protein is encoded by the coding sequence atgccagcaaaaagaacatgcgttaatgctctagaaatcgcgacaacttcgaagcgccctagagtcgcagcgcgtcatcgcgggactgccagccaacctgtgctagtcgatactcggccattctcaccatctccacctcctccaccgctgtcgccgcgtcaagctctcgtcgccgcgccacaagcaccaaattttgaagcgaccctccgagagtcgcgcgccgaagagacaatcatcccaccacctgagggcagcgagcatgccactgttgcagcttcaggagcagctagcgaggctgtcgacgagggtttcgtatgggtagaggacaaatacgacggctttaattggagtagctacccaaagcactgcaagccgcccacatcactttcgaaccgagcaagctgggtatacagccatagctatcgcatcgccttgcgcagcaacgtcgcaaaagtcacgtggatctgccactattgctataagcacaagttcactactgttggccgtggcatacatgacgtctcgcagtctccatcagcgccagcacgtcatctcggagaagacaagaaaggtcatggcttgaagcctccaagtaagcgcactaccgtcgctcctcggaaagaaactctcctcgaacgcgcccttcagaagggctgctctcaggctgttgccaacgagcttaccaacttcaatatacaagagtttaggcttgcggccgtcacctggctcgtcgaaaacaacctcccactctcacaattcgaatcatcgtcttttcgcaatatgatacaattagctagcgtagaggcagaacgagccctgtgggcatctcataacagcgtctcacgatacgttatacgcctgtacaactacctgttaccaaaggttgtcgcaagcctttcagaatcaatgagcaaagtccatataagctttgacggatggacgacaaaaggtggcaagcgcggttacttaggtatcgtcgcccactacgttgatagctctggcgagctcagggacttgcctattgcgctcccacaactgacaggtgcccacaccggcgaggccatggctgaggtcgtgatggcaatattcaagcagttcgaaatcactgtgggcaagctcggttacttcgtcctcgacaacgcacataacaacaacaccacgatcaacactctcgccttgcagatgggcttcagcgctaccgagcgtcgccttcgctgcggtcctcatacgcttaatctcattggccagatgctactctggggtgaggagaaagagtcctacgacaacgaggagactgagcgcgtgaacgaagctgagaacatggctacttggcgaggcgatggaccattaggagtgcttctcgcggttatcaactacatcaaaacaccacaacagtacgctctttttgagaagtatcagaagctcgctattagggaccagcctgtcaacgcgccaacagaacagcacaaaatcaaggagcccgtcaagccagttgttactcgctggaactcttacgtttcgtgttttgagcgcgctgttgagttgcaattagcggttaatgggtacgccaactaccatattcagaagattgaaactgaagacgcgtacgcccgaagtcgtaacaacaagctgcctgcagcgccggattggatgaggtctgatgggatcaatgcccatgactggcaggtgattgctgagtatattgatgtgctcaggccactgaaacaagctacaaaacggcttgaaggccgcggcaaaagcggtgcttttggagcaatcgctgaggttattccagtatttgaatacttacttggagtctatgaggaccgcttgcaaagctatgaagacgtcattcacgatgagcatacagagtcacccgaagaccaccttgctatcaacctccgcgctgccctagttaaagcccgcgagtactacaacaagctcgacctctcgccagcttactatgctgctacaatccttcatcctcgctacaaaagctaccttgacgcagcgtgggcggataagcctgattggctagagagcagcaaccgcaagtttcaacatttgtgggcggagtacaaaagcttaccgaagccgcgcttacgccccaaagtcaggcacaatgatatagacgacgctatcaacagctttattgagcctgcagggcttacggagaacgaggaggatgaatatgaggcttggaaacgcagcgaaccgatcgctagcgagggcgtcgaccctataaaatactgggtaggactccgcgatcgctaccccagccttagcaaatttgctatcgacatgctatcaatcccaggctcaagctgtgagtgtgagcgcttattcagcgagctgggtgacctcctcgagccccgtcggcgcagcatttctccgcaacttctagcagcaatacagtgcgatcgacgatggataagagctggatttggcagtggtgaggtgcctgtaaaggaggctatcagcgatgaggagatggacgcgaaatacggtgtacataagtgggatattagctga
- a CDS encoding Nse4 domain containing protein, giving the protein MARLNTHLSATPQTRASTVDSLYRDPSVGPQNGDNERTSSYSVLSPSRSSDKENETPGMREKTPRGKSGGLRGASARMPTPDSGSTSGNGSKRRRTDNYSLPQSQVYEDGQDEEEQEEEGDDLEAVDTPTQTQPDNDDEEHSRFYDPHQDPEVRRRLRANMRDHARLLEDNRNDLIQSRNSGLLDILKTQNSLFGKVRQTADATVDSRFLVNASDLAGKKLNNSLGNSATGIDLDQFVSKCIYFMKSGGYVAGEENAPVIPVGDDDNEDPDGLDWALLGRQACFPCNKRPPTPAFLLGPLSVQKRVRTTQRKARSQRQPLGPATRPQEITQNDTQQSEANNLTNLVKGIRKRLTEHITQNMDRVEEELGAIPDDELTDEDQSAALRRHRMAMTEQGEPAVSLLDFAINPKEFGQTVENLFYISFLVREGNAKIVKDEAGLPLLLPAQPRGVSEQREDNVQKHQAVFSLDYPSWQMFIQAFDIRVPLIPHRESEQTSVGSNGWYNG; this is encoded by the exons ATGGCGCGTCTCAATACCCACCTGTCTGCTACGCCACAAACACGCGCTTCCACCGTCGACTCCCTTTATCGCGACCCCTCGGTTGGACCGCAAAATGGCGACAATGAACGCACATCGTCCTACTCAGTCCTGAGCCCTTCACGCTCTTCAGACAAGGAGAACGAGACTCCTGGAATGCGCGAAAAAACACCACGAGGTAAATCGGGGGGGTTGCGGGGCGCGTCGGCACGTATGCCTACGCCGGATTCGGGATCGACATCTGGCAATGGCAGTAAGAGGAGGAGGACCGACAACTACAGCCTGCCGCAGTCTCAGGTCTACGAGGATGGCCAAGATGAAGAGGAGCAGGAGGAAGAAGGTGATGACTTGGAAGCTGTTGATACTCCTACACAAACACAGCCTGATAACGACGACGAGGAACATTCGCGGTTCTACGACCCTCACCAGGACCCAGAAGTGCGGCGAAGGTTGCGCGCCAATATGCGCGATCACGCTCGCTTGCTAGAGG ACAACCGCAACGACCTTATTCAGTCGCGAAATAGCGGCCTGCTTGACATTCTTAAGACACAGAACAGCTTGTTTGGCAAAGTACGACAGACCGCCGATGCAACCGTCGACTCTCGCTTCCTGGTCAATGCCAGCGACTTGGCGGGAAAGAAGCTTAACAATAGCTTGGGTAATTCTGCTACCGGCATTGACTTGGATCAATTCGTATCCAAATGCATATACTTTATGAAGTCAGGGGGGTACGTTGCTGGCGAAGAGAATGCGCCAGTGATACCTGTAGGTGATGATGATAACGAGGATCCTGATGGTCTCGATTGGGCATTGCTAGGTCGACAAGCATGCTTTCCCTGCAACAAGCGACCCCCAACACCAGCTTTCCTCTTGGGACCGTTGTCAGTACAGAAACGCGTCCGCACAACTCAACGAAAAGCTAGATCACAACGTCAACCACTGGGACCCGCAACCCGACCACAAGAGATCACTCAGAACGACACTCAGCAAAGCGAGGCTAACAATTTGACCAACCTCGTCAAAGGCATCCGGAAGCGACTAACTGAACATATCACCCAGAATATGGATCGCGTCGAGGAGGAGCTCGGAGCCATCCCAGATGACGAACTCACCGACGAAGACCAATCCGCTGCTTTGCGGCGCCACAGGATGGCCATGACAGAGCAAGGTGAACCTGCTGTCAGTCTGCTTGACTTTGCCATTAACCCCAAAGAATTCGGACAAACGGTGGAGAATCTCTTTTACATCAGTTTCCTGGTGAGAGAAGGCAATGCCAAGATTGTCAAAGATGAAGCTGGTCTTCCGCTACTAC TTCCAGCGCAACCCCGCGGCGTATCCGAACAACGTGAGGACAATGTTCAGAAACACCAGGCCGTCTTCAGTCTCGATTATCCGTCTTGGCAAATGTTCATCCAAGCTTTCGACATTAGAGTCCCGCTCATACCACACCGTGAGAGCGAACAGACAAGTGTCGGCTCAAACGGATGGTACAATGGATGA
- a CDS encoding AraJ, Arabinose efflux permease: protein MSDSYFNNTTASLEDPHPKVELAPPPRVQPLAEPRAMSPLSNCDDIEKMAPLGDIVDRMTRLRTSSTAKLVKRESYDLSGSTFLITNDGKTLKLPIPSESKADPLNWSQWKTAGAIFSIALYSVLCLTAAQASTVLLDGVQTEFASEHIPPWLIKALVTGPTLAMGLGCLLWVPLSIGMGRRPTLLIANAVVILAMVWAGEAKSFQQLVAAVCFIGLGEGLSLSLVFLMIIDLTYINQRSTAVATMWCVAGGFGTSGVALVPVITNHSGHWREFYHIWLIPLCISFLVSFFLYPETYFKRPTVAFDGLILMQSATEKLTVYQDAEEDSSLYRDLPEPPPRRGFAGLRDRIGIARSPFACWRAMGRCYVQMAYCAMSPLIFWVFVASGFNSASMMFIGATYPRVLLAEPYNISPELIGTVNVASGCGALLALPVCTFVTGRGITRLSKRNHGVQEAEHYLIAYILPVIVGGLSSLLYGLAVHRHWSPVAIYFAYGMNGFAFVTLMTANTLWVTEAFPRWAAPALAVVGGGLFTESFALSFVIVPWINAHGFMWVGIELMLFQIVGGLIAMPVAFWGKSARQAIAGKWADDRSGALRPL from the exons ATGTCCGACTCCTACTTCAACAACACTACGGCGTCGCTGGAAGACCCACACCCAAAGGTAGAGCTGGCTCCACCACCTCGCGTACAACCTCTCGCTGAGCCACGCGCCATGTCTCCATTGTCAAACTGCGATGACATTGAGAAGATGGCACCTCTGGGGGATATTGTCGACCGCATGACCCGGCTCAGGACTTCGAGTACGGCTAAGCTTGTTAAACGGGAATCCTACGACCTCTCTGGAAGCACCTTTTTGATCACAAACGACGGGAAGACACTCAAGCTACCTATTCCCTCGGAGAGCAAGGCGGATCCTTTAAACTGGAGTCAATGGAAGACTGCCGGAGCAATCTTTTCCATCGCACTGTACTCGGTCCTTTGTCTGACTGCGGCACAAGCCTCAACTGTTCTGTTGGATGGTGTGCAGACTGAGTTTGCTTCAGAG CACATACCGCCATGGCTGATTAAGGCTCTTGTCACGGGACCTACATTAGCCATGGGTCTTGGATGTCTTCTGTGGGTACCTTTGTCTATTGGCATGGGCCGTCGACCTACGCTTCTAATCGCAAATGCCGTCGTTATACTCGCCATGGTTTGGGCCGGGGAGGCAAAATCGTTTCAGCAACTAGTCGCCGCAGTGTGCTTTATTGGATTAGGAGAAGGCCTATCACTATCACTC GTATTTTTAATGATCATCGACCTAACCTACATCAACCAGCGCTCCACAGCCGTAGCCACCATGTGGTGCGTAGCAGGCGGCTTCGGCACCTCTGGTGTCGCCCTTGTCCCCGTAATCACCAACCACAGCGGCCACTGGCGCGAGTTCTACCACATCTGGCTGATTCCGCTCTGCATCTCCTTCCTAGTCTCCTTCTTCCTATACCCAGAGACGTACTTCAAGCGCCCCACCGTCGCCTTCGACGGCCTCATCCTTATGCAAAGCGCAACCGAAAAACTCACAGTCTACCAAGACGCCGAGGAAGACTCTAGCCTCTACCGCGACCTCCCCGAGCCCCCGCCTCGCAGGGGCTTCGCcggactccgcgatcgcaTCGGTATCGCTCGCTCGCCGTTTGCGTGTTGGAGGGCAATGGGTCGCTGCTACGTTCAAATGGCTTACTGTGCCATGAGCCCCCTCATCTTCTGGGTCTTTGTCGCTTCAGGCTTCAACTCAGCGAGCATGATGTTCATCGGTGCTACGTACCCACGTGTCCTCCTCGCAGAACCCTACAACATTTCCCCCGAGCTCATTGGCACCGTAAACGTTGCCTCGGGCTGTGGCGCCCTCCTTGCCTTGCCCGTATGCACCTTCGTCACTGGTCGCGGTATAACACGTCTCTCGAAACGCAACCACGGCGTCCAAGAAGCAGAACACTACCTCATCGCGTACATCCTCCCCGTCATCGTCGGCGGCCTAAGTTCGCTCCTCTACGGCCTCGCCGTGCACCGTCACTGGAGTCCCGTCGCCATCTACTTTGCCTACGGAATGAACGGTTTCGCTTTCGTCACCCTCATGACGGCGAATACACTGTGGGTTACCGAGGCATTTCCGCGATGGGCAGCCCCCGCGCTGGCGGTCGTTGGTGGCGGGTTGTTTACGGAGTCTTTTGCGCTGAG